In the Corynebacterium kroppenstedtii genome, one interval contains:
- a CDS encoding class E sortase, with protein MARHRKDTVTSPVSPGDLSAQNSGPADTRATHASADTTPSTDNVTTSPSGSVSAGPDQRQTSTASKILGISGELILTLGIVIMLFVVYEAYWTNIQSDHEQSQAKSQLDDKWADARNTMNADEGEAMGKLRIPTFGSDWNYAIIQGTSASDLSRGPGHYTRTQNPGDKGNFALAGHRVGRGAPFNDLGYLKTCDSIVVETRESWYVYRVLPIDEKGADREQALAHCTSPTLAKQATSGDYASVRGRYITTPSNISTIASVPGHEDSTPESSELSIITLTTCHPQFSNAERMVIHAVLDRVEAKDGNKTPVELKN; from the coding sequence ATGGCTCGCCATCGTAAGGACACAGTCACGTCTCCGGTTTCGCCCGGCGATCTTTCCGCGCAGAATTCCGGCCCTGCCGATACTAGGGCTACCCATGCCAGCGCTGACACAACCCCATCCACGGATAACGTCACGACTTCGCCGAGCGGATCGGTATCGGCCGGCCCCGACCAACGTCAGACGAGCACGGCGTCGAAAATTTTAGGTATCAGTGGAGAACTCATCCTTACACTTGGCATCGTCATTATGCTGTTCGTCGTCTACGAAGCCTACTGGACCAACATCCAATCCGATCATGAACAGTCGCAAGCCAAAAGTCAGCTCGACGACAAATGGGCCGATGCCCGCAACACTATGAACGCCGACGAAGGTGAGGCCATGGGAAAGCTACGCATCCCCACATTCGGTTCGGATTGGAACTACGCCATTATCCAAGGGACGTCTGCCAGCGATCTCAGCCGCGGCCCCGGGCACTACACACGAACGCAAAACCCCGGGGACAAAGGAAACTTTGCGCTCGCTGGGCACCGTGTTGGCCGTGGCGCTCCTTTTAATGACCTGGGATACCTCAAAACCTGCGATTCCATTGTCGTCGAAACCCGTGAGTCCTGGTACGTGTATCGCGTCCTTCCTATCGACGAAAAAGGCGCAGACCGTGAACAAGCCCTGGCACACTGCACATCGCCGACGCTAGCTAAACAGGCAACGTCAGGCGATTACGCATCTGTTCGTGGGCGCTACATCACGACTCCGAGCAATATCAGCACAATCGCTTCCGTTCCTGGGCACGAGGACTCCACCCCCGAGTCCTCTGAGCTGTCCATCATCACGCTGACCACGTGCCATCCGCAGTTCTCCAATGCGGAGCGCATGGTGATTCACGCCGTCCTTGACCGCGTCGAAGCGAAAGACGGAAACAAAACACCAGTCGAACTAAAAAACTAA
- a CDS encoding TetR/AcrR family transcriptional regulator, whose product MPAAKTTTRRRRDRPSPRQRLLKAATRLFTTEGIRVIGIDRILREADVAKASLYSLFGSKDNLVIACLEQLDEQWRASWHELADQRDKPQDKILAFFDICISEEPGKNYRGSHFQNAASEYPRPENDGERGIRQAALEHRRWCRDTMAELLTKKYGYASRTIAEQIMVFLDGGLAGAKMSRDVVPLQIARELARQLLSAPPGNYVI is encoded by the coding sequence GTGCCAGCTGCAAAAACAACGACTCGTCGTCGCCGGGATCGACCGAGTCCTCGTCAGCGATTGCTTAAAGCCGCCACGCGTCTATTCACTACTGAGGGTATCCGGGTTATCGGGATTGACCGTATTCTCCGCGAAGCCGACGTCGCAAAGGCCAGCTTATATTCTTTGTTTGGATCCAAAGATAACTTAGTTATTGCTTGTTTAGAGCAGCTTGACGAACAATGGCGAGCGAGCTGGCATGAACTGGCAGATCAGCGCGATAAGCCGCAAGACAAGATTCTGGCTTTTTTCGACATCTGTATTAGTGAGGAGCCGGGGAAGAATTATCGGGGATCCCATTTCCAGAACGCAGCGAGTGAATATCCGCGCCCAGAAAATGATGGGGAACGGGGAATTCGCCAAGCAGCATTAGAGCACCGACGGTGGTGCCGCGACACGATGGCGGAGCTTCTGACCAAGAAGTATGGCTATGCGTCCCGGACCATCGCGGAACAGATCATGGTGTTTTTGGATGGGGGCCTAGCAGGGGCGAAGATGAGCCGTGACGTCGTCCCGCTTCAAATTGCTCGGGAACTGGCGCGGCAGCTGTTATCTGCGCCCCCGGGCAATTACGTCATTTAG
- a CDS encoding universal stress protein, which yields MVKQNVIVVAVDGSAASQTATRWAANTALKRKEPIRLVSTYSMPQFLYAEGMVPPQELYDDLEAEAMEKIDTARKIIADFDESVEVSYQVEEGNPIDMLLDISQDVTMIVMGSRGLGGFSGMVMGSVSAAVVSHAKCPVVVVREESDVSTATKYGPVVVGVDGTGVAEKAIEMAFAEASARKAPLRAVHTWIDMQVQASLAGLNAAQKQWEEIEEDQKRLLAERVSGYKDKYPDVEVEQIITRDRPVRALADASEDAQLLVVGSHGRGGFRGMLLGSTSRALLQEAPCPLMVVRPESRV from the coding sequence ATGGTGAAGCAAAACGTTATTGTTGTTGCCGTTGATGGCTCTGCCGCCTCTCAGACGGCTACTCGGTGGGCTGCGAATACCGCGCTGAAGCGGAAAGAACCGATCCGTCTGGTCAGTACGTACTCCATGCCTCAATTTTTGTACGCGGAAGGCATGGTTCCCCCGCAGGAACTCTACGATGACCTCGAAGCAGAGGCCATGGAGAAAATTGATACCGCACGCAAGATCATTGCAGATTTCGACGAGTCCGTTGAGGTCAGCTATCAGGTGGAAGAGGGCAACCCCATTGATATGCTGCTCGATATCTCCCAGGACGTCACCATGATTGTCATGGGTTCGCGTGGCTTGGGCGGTTTTTCGGGTATGGTCATGGGCTCTGTCTCAGCCGCCGTAGTGAGCCATGCGAAATGCCCCGTGGTGGTCGTGCGTGAGGAATCCGACGTATCGACGGCAACGAAGTACGGCCCCGTTGTCGTCGGAGTTGACGGTACCGGGGTTGCTGAAAAAGCAATCGAAATGGCGTTCGCAGAGGCCAGTGCCCGTAAGGCCCCGCTACGCGCGGTTCACACGTGGATTGATATGCAGGTTCAGGCTTCCCTTGCTGGGTTAAATGCAGCTCAGAAGCAATGGGAAGAGATTGAAGAAGATCAAAAGCGGCTGCTCGCTGAACGGGTCAGCGGTTATAAAGATAAGTACCCTGATGTGGAGGTTGAGCAGATTATTACTCGCGACCGTCCGGTTCGGGCACTTGCCGATGCATCTGAGGATGCACAATTGCTCGTCGTTGGTTCCCATGGCCGTGGTGGGTTCCGCGGTATGTTGTTGGGATCGACGTCACGCGCGTTGCTACAAGAAGCCCCATGCCCGCTGATGGTCGTCCGACCGGAAAGCAGAGTGTAG
- a CDS encoding LLM class flavin-dependent oxidoreductase — MVTPDSPSSGQSSSDIGTSDLSTIELGLLDLVPVSEGMTMSDALHATIRSAQAAERAGYDRFWLAEHHNSQSLASSATAIMIGQVAAATHSVAVGAGGVMLPNHAPLHVAEEFGTLDALYPGRIELGLGRAPGTDPMTAQALRRGKSDVPDFERDLAELRRYMGPMAHRVNAFPGLRSHVPFFMLGSSENGAMIAAHAGLPFVFASHFAPFRLSTTLETYRNNFVAGAYGDTADGDSVDGGGVGSGPAQSGAVSGSSLGKPHVTVGVNVMVAETEEKARHLFTTHEQSFYGIVTGTRGLFRPPKDVRDGNVMAWQQVDAALQVNAVGTPDQVKGKIARIVQATGAQGVIASIYAFDVEDRVRAIEMLGEALRS; from the coding sequence ATGGTTACCCCAGATAGTCCATCATCAGGCCAGTCGTCGTCCGATATCGGCACCAGTGATCTCAGCACCATTGAACTTGGTCTTCTTGACCTTGTGCCGGTGAGTGAGGGAATGACAATGTCGGATGCTCTCCACGCGACGATCCGTTCCGCTCAGGCGGCGGAACGCGCCGGCTATGACCGCTTTTGGCTAGCAGAGCATCACAATTCGCAGTCGTTGGCGTCGTCGGCAACAGCGATCATGATTGGGCAAGTGGCGGCGGCAACGCATTCCGTTGCGGTTGGCGCTGGCGGCGTGATGCTACCTAATCACGCACCTCTACACGTTGCGGAGGAGTTTGGCACCTTAGACGCCCTCTATCCGGGACGGATCGAATTAGGGCTGGGACGTGCGCCAGGCACTGATCCAATGACGGCGCAGGCTTTGCGTCGGGGAAAGTCGGATGTCCCAGATTTCGAGCGCGATCTAGCCGAGCTGCGTCGCTACATGGGGCCGATGGCGCACCGCGTCAATGCCTTTCCAGGATTACGCAGCCACGTGCCATTCTTCATGCTGGGTTCGTCGGAAAATGGTGCGATGATCGCGGCACATGCGGGTCTTCCGTTCGTGTTTGCCAGCCATTTTGCTCCGTTCCGGCTGTCGACGACACTCGAGACGTATCGCAATAACTTCGTTGCAGGAGCATATGGGGACACTGCCGACGGCGATAGCGTCGACGGCGGTGGCGTCGGAAGTGGTCCTGCTCAGAGTGGTGCCGTGTCGGGATCGTCGTTGGGTAAGCCTCACGTCACTGTGGGTGTCAATGTGATGGTGGCAGAGACTGAAGAGAAAGCTCGCCATCTGTTTACGACGCATGAGCAGAGCTTTTATGGGATTGTGACGGGGACTCGTGGGCTGTTCAGGCCGCCGAAGGACGTGCGGGACGGCAATGTGATGGCATGGCAGCAGGTGGATGCGGCCTTGCAGGTAAACGCCGTGGGAACGCCTGATCAGGTGAAGGGAAAGATTGCTCGCATTGTTCAGGCGACGGGAGCACAAGGCGTTATTGCTTCTATTTATGCCTTTGACGTGGAGGACCGGGTGAGGGCGATTGAGATGCTGGGGGAAGCGTTGAGGTCCTGA
- a CDS encoding pseudouridine synthase → MVRVLGIRDGLNPSHARVPADAAPITADNFLEHLISSQRHRHPSDTADARAERFTAGHVRDGKGRVLTPSDLLQPHDEIWFYRMPAYETPVPGHCTPLFSSPGILVVDKPPFLATMPRGRHITETATVRLRRATGNDNLVPAHRLDRPTSGLLLFTTHPRCRGAYQTLFARRQVRKTYQAIAPYHSVLAESHNPSEIEHVTIDSGTISLENDGIHVHQRMEKTHGFIQARLERGEPNAETVISSVRMLTSHDERTLRERYHGWCGEPLRDTPYALYTMHPLSGKTHQLRMCLNSLGVPIVGDQVYPRILPEAINAHHHVDEAWHQPLCLRSTQLSWTDPSLHRPITVTAPDLTHTLGLGG, encoded by the coding sequence ATGGTTCGCGTTCTTGGAATTCGTGATGGGCTTAACCCTTCACATGCCCGTGTACCGGCAGATGCAGCGCCTATTACGGCCGATAATTTCCTCGAACACCTGATTTCCTCTCAACGGCACCGCCATCCCTCCGATACCGCGGACGCCCGTGCAGAACGATTCACTGCTGGGCATGTTCGCGATGGTAAAGGACGCGTCCTCACTCCCTCCGACCTACTCCAACCACATGATGAGATCTGGTTCTACCGCATGCCCGCCTACGAAACACCAGTTCCAGGGCATTGCACACCGCTGTTTTCATCACCGGGGATCCTCGTCGTCGACAAGCCCCCATTTTTAGCGACGATGCCGAGGGGCCGGCACATAACTGAAACAGCCACCGTCCGTCTTCGGCGTGCCACCGGCAATGACAACCTCGTTCCTGCTCACCGACTTGATCGCCCGACCTCTGGACTCCTTCTGTTCACCACTCATCCTCGATGTCGGGGGGCGTACCAAACGCTGTTCGCACGTCGGCAAGTCCGGAAAACATATCAGGCTATCGCCCCATACCACTCCGTTCTCGCGGAGAGCCATAACCCTTCTGAGATCGAGCACGTTACCATCGACTCCGGCACTATCAGCCTCGAGAACGACGGCATTCACGTCCACCAACGCATGGAAAAGACGCACGGTTTCATCCAGGCGCGACTCGAGCGCGGAGAACCCAATGCGGAGACCGTCATTTCGTCGGTTCGCATGTTGACCAGCCACGATGAACGCACACTCCGGGAGCGCTATCACGGTTGGTGTGGGGAACCACTACGTGACACCCCCTACGCTCTCTACACCATGCACCCTCTTTCGGGTAAAACGCATCAGCTGCGAATGTGCCTCAATTCTCTGGGAGTGCCCATTGTGGGCGACCAGGTCTATCCACGAATATTGCCGGAGGCCATCAATGCTCACCACCACGTCGATGAGGCATGGCATCAGCCTTTATGCCTACGATCCACACAATTGAGCTGGACTGATCCCAGCCTCCATCGGCCCATCACCGTGACGGCACCAGATCTGACTCACACACTGGGGCTGGGCGGATAA
- a CDS encoding ABC transporter ATP-binding protein yields MSSTPADANVPIARADAISKYYGKGDTRVTALDSVSVEFRTGEFTAIMGPSGSGKSTLMHCMAGLDSVSEGSTFVGDTDLSTLNDKQLTRLRRDRIGFVFQSFNLVPTLTASENITLPMNIGGHRVDKEWFTHIVTAFGLTSRLDHRPSELSGGQQQRVACARALIGRPDIIFGDEPTGNLDSNSSTEVLTTLRSVVDEYNQTVVIVTHDPRAASYADRVIFLTDGHIVDELTNPTTESILTTMATIDNPDNQAS; encoded by the coding sequence ATGTCTTCCACTCCAGCCGACGCCAACGTCCCGATAGCCCGCGCAGATGCCATCTCCAAGTACTACGGCAAAGGCGACACCCGCGTCACTGCACTTGATTCCGTCTCCGTCGAATTCCGAACCGGAGAATTCACCGCCATCATGGGCCCCTCCGGATCCGGAAAATCCACACTCATGCACTGCATGGCCGGGCTCGACTCTGTTAGCGAAGGCTCCACCTTCGTCGGCGATACAGACCTCTCCACTCTGAACGACAAACAACTCACCCGGCTCCGACGCGACCGCATTGGCTTCGTCTTCCAGTCCTTCAATCTGGTCCCGACACTCACTGCCTCAGAGAACATCACTCTGCCCATGAACATCGGTGGCCACCGCGTCGACAAGGAATGGTTCACACACATCGTCACGGCATTCGGCCTCACCTCGCGTCTCGACCACCGGCCCTCCGAACTCTCCGGCGGGCAGCAACAACGCGTTGCCTGTGCCCGCGCACTCATCGGCCGGCCCGACATTATCTTCGGCGACGAACCCACCGGCAATCTCGATTCCAACTCGTCCACCGAGGTTCTGACCACCCTCCGATCCGTCGTCGACGAGTACAACCAAACGGTTGTCATCGTTACCCACGATCCCCGAGCGGCCTCCTACGCGGACCGAGTGATCTTCCTCACCGACGGGCATATCGTCGATGAACTCACCAACCCAACCACCGAATCCATCCTCACCACCATGGCCACCATCGATAATCCAGATAACCAGGCCTCATGA
- a CDS encoding ABC transporter permease, producing MNTPATPNNQLRHHPMWTLSFRNLRAHKVRLALTVLAVILGTAFVSGSFIFTATLNKAFTEIVTTMYDGVDIAVKPGEATDFAHQRDTINNIPGVRATNEMTDMNVAVAHDDGTMIDTGGATAQILPNYPGDDQANTAWSITEGHAPTKSGEATLNSNAAEKNNISLGDHLIVATPTMRTDVTIVGFYTTSTNFGGWAGVALNPDQFRELAGTSISSYNVAITPGADKQQVMAAISSTVPGSTVQTGEDASKEMTSSISNQLTFINYFLLAFGAIGLIVGTFIIANTFSMIVAQRIREFSLLRSLGASRGQITRSVLIEALIVGIIGSLIGIAVGFGLVHLLVAGLSKTGLDMPDSSIPLTWQSIVWPLVIGIIVTLVSAWAPAWRAGSTRPVESMNAATQSAPLLRRTLTGLVVLGGGAALAWWGSYADDFTTRHRMIILGVGAVAIIVGTLAVSAALSLPLVSGIGRILGLPWRSVGKLAATNSSRNPRRTATTAFALTLGLALVSSVGMIGASMKSTVSDLVDNELTADLVATPPGAATGSMFSLPGGVNKEIASVDGVTGVAPFYTLANATLRGDDTNRGYVIFTPDNPHNYIDLNMKKGSEDLSRGGTIIHASFAKKHGLHVGDTVDIDALTATSSESTGGLIPQGGAPADAHATSTVIGIMDSKLFPTALVSQQDIDKISPDKHTWRSLMTTIRTDHAIDDTTMQKRIKEKVKHYVIVQVQTRDEFKGQQAQLVNQLLSILYGLLALSVVIAIIGIINTLALSIVERRQEIGMLRAVGMVRGQVRRMITLESIQLSLYGAIIGVIIGLYIGWMFMNVMKTQGITQIVIPWEQIIAMLIASAVVGIIAAVWPGIRASRISPLDAIAD from the coding sequence ATGAACACACCAGCCACGCCCAACAATCAGCTGCGCCACCATCCCATGTGGACGCTCTCCTTTCGAAACCTCCGTGCGCACAAGGTTCGGCTCGCCCTCACCGTCCTCGCGGTCATCCTCGGTACGGCGTTCGTCTCTGGATCGTTCATTTTCACCGCCACACTGAATAAAGCGTTCACCGAGATCGTCACCACCATGTACGACGGCGTGGACATCGCCGTCAAACCCGGCGAGGCCACCGATTTCGCACACCAGCGTGACACCATCAACAACATTCCCGGTGTCCGTGCCACCAACGAAATGACCGACATGAATGTCGCCGTCGCCCATGACGATGGCACCATGATCGACACCGGCGGAGCAACAGCACAAATCCTCCCCAACTATCCCGGCGACGACCAAGCCAATACCGCGTGGTCCATTACCGAAGGACACGCACCTACCAAGTCAGGGGAAGCCACTCTCAACAGCAACGCAGCCGAGAAAAACAACATTTCGCTCGGTGACCACCTCATCGTCGCCACACCCACAATGCGTACCGACGTCACCATCGTCGGTTTCTATACCACGTCGACCAACTTCGGCGGATGGGCGGGCGTCGCTCTGAACCCCGACCAATTCCGCGAACTCGCCGGCACCAGCATCAGCTCCTACAACGTCGCTATCACACCCGGCGCGGATAAACAGCAGGTCATGGCGGCCATCTCCAGCACTGTGCCCGGGAGCACAGTCCAAACCGGCGAGGACGCATCCAAAGAGATGACGTCGAGTATTTCTAACCAGTTGACCTTCATCAACTACTTCCTTCTGGCGTTCGGGGCGATCGGCCTGATCGTCGGCACGTTCATCATTGCGAACACGTTTTCCATGATTGTGGCGCAACGAATCCGTGAGTTCTCTCTACTACGTTCACTGGGTGCGTCGCGTGGACAAATCACGCGCTCTGTGCTCATCGAAGCCCTGATCGTCGGCATTATCGGGTCACTCATCGGCATCGCTGTCGGATTTGGGCTCGTTCATCTTCTTGTTGCGGGGCTCAGCAAAACAGGTCTGGACATGCCCGATTCGTCGATACCTCTCACGTGGCAATCGATTGTGTGGCCACTGGTTATTGGCATCATTGTCACACTGGTGAGCGCGTGGGCGCCCGCCTGGCGGGCGGGCTCCACCCGACCTGTCGAATCGATGAATGCCGCGACGCAATCCGCCCCCTTGCTCCGCCGGACCCTCACCGGGCTCGTCGTCCTTGGTGGGGGCGCAGCCCTCGCGTGGTGGGGAAGCTACGCCGACGACTTCACAACACGTCACCGCATGATCATCCTCGGTGTCGGAGCCGTGGCCATCATCGTGGGTACCCTCGCCGTCTCCGCAGCGCTCTCCCTCCCGCTTGTCAGTGGAATAGGACGCATCCTCGGACTGCCCTGGCGCTCCGTCGGTAAGCTCGCGGCGACCAACTCGTCAAGAAACCCCCGTCGGACCGCTACTACTGCGTTTGCCCTCACCCTCGGACTCGCCCTCGTGAGTTCCGTCGGCATGATCGGTGCCTCCATGAAAAGCACCGTATCGGACCTTGTTGACAATGAACTCACAGCGGACCTTGTTGCAACACCACCCGGAGCGGCCACAGGGAGTATGTTTTCTCTCCCCGGAGGTGTGAACAAGGAGATCGCATCTGTTGATGGTGTCACCGGGGTTGCCCCCTTCTACACCCTGGCCAATGCCACACTCCGAGGAGACGACACGAACCGTGGCTATGTGATCTTCACCCCCGACAATCCACACAACTACATCGATCTCAACATGAAAAAAGGGAGCGAGGACCTCTCCCGCGGCGGAACTATTATTCACGCCAGCTTTGCTAAGAAGCACGGCCTCCACGTGGGCGACACCGTCGACATCGACGCGCTTACGGCCACCAGCTCTGAGTCTACCGGCGGGCTTATACCCCAAGGGGGAGCGCCCGCCGACGCACACGCCACCTCCACCGTCATCGGGATCATGGACAGCAAACTTTTCCCCACCGCGCTGGTGTCACAGCAGGATATCGATAAGATCAGTCCTGATAAACACACGTGGCGCAGTCTCATGACCACGATCCGAACCGACCACGCCATCGACGACACCACGATGCAGAAAAGGATCAAAGAGAAGGTCAAGCACTACGTCATTGTGCAAGTGCAAACACGGGACGAATTCAAAGGCCAGCAAGCACAACTCGTTAACCAACTTTTATCCATCCTCTATGGTCTGCTGGCACTATCGGTGGTCATCGCGATTATTGGAATCATCAATACGCTGGCGCTCAGCATTGTTGAACGTCGTCAAGAAATCGGGATGCTTCGTGCCGTGGGGATGGTGCGCGGGCAAGTACGCCGCATGATCACCCTCGAAAGCATCCAATTGTCCCTCTATGGTGCGATTATTGGGGTCATTATTGGGCTCTACATCGGGTGGATGTTCATGAACGTAATGAAAACGCAAGGCATTACGCAAATTGTCATTCCGTGGGAACAGATCATCGCCATGCTCATCGCATCTGCCGTCGTTGGCATCATCGCTGCGGTCTGGCCTGGCATACGCGCCTCGCGCATTAGCCCACTCGACGCCATCGCCGATTAA
- a CDS encoding dipeptide ABC transporter ATP-binding protein: MRDVDIAFGGKKHPIPTVFGVNLDIYPGETVAIVGESGSGKSTTAHSIIGLLPGGGHVTGGAITFDDRDITHASPKELAALRGAEIGLVPQDPMSNLNPVWKVGFQVKEALKANNVATGSAAHKRAVELLSEAGLPDANKRVNQYPHEYSGGMRQRALIAIGLAARPKLLIADEPTSALDVTVQRHILDHLDSLTHELGTAVMLITHDLGLAAERADRIVVMSQGRVVESGPALEILQDPRHPYTQKLVGAAPSLRARRHDVIEQREKVAHEAEERAHERTTGPHAAQDGDVEHIIEVHDLGKDFPIPGGPPWKKSMFTAAADVNFYIRRGTTTALVGESGSGKSTVAKMILGLLQPTRGSVTFNGRDVTALNRKQELAFRRRVQPIFQNPFGSIDPMYSVFNTIAEPLKIHKIGNRASREKKVRELLDRVAMPAAMMHRFPSELSGGQRQRVAIARALALDPDVVICDEAVSALDVLVQSQILNLLNELQAEMGLSYLFITHDLAVVKQIADDVLVMRQGRLVERGTTDELFDHPREEYTRSLIDSIPGGSIDLGGA; this comes from the coding sequence ATGCGCGACGTTGATATCGCCTTTGGAGGTAAGAAGCACCCAATACCAACGGTATTTGGCGTTAACCTCGACATTTACCCCGGGGAAACTGTCGCGATCGTCGGTGAATCCGGGTCTGGTAAGTCCACCACTGCGCATTCCATCATTGGTTTGCTTCCCGGTGGGGGCCATGTCACAGGTGGGGCCATCACCTTTGACGACCGGGATATCACACACGCGTCTCCTAAAGAACTCGCGGCCCTCCGCGGTGCGGAAATCGGTTTAGTCCCACAAGACCCCATGTCGAACTTGAACCCCGTGTGGAAAGTAGGTTTTCAAGTCAAGGAGGCCTTGAAGGCCAACAACGTCGCGACGGGGTCCGCTGCCCACAAGCGGGCTGTCGAGCTGCTTTCCGAAGCTGGACTTCCCGACGCTAACAAGCGCGTGAACCAGTACCCGCACGAGTATTCGGGTGGTATGCGCCAACGCGCGTTGATTGCGATCGGTTTGGCGGCACGCCCGAAATTACTCATTGCTGACGAACCGACGTCGGCACTGGATGTCACGGTGCAGCGGCACATTTTGGATCACCTGGATTCGCTGACCCATGAACTGGGGACAGCGGTAATGCTGATTACGCACGACCTCGGTTTGGCCGCCGAGCGTGCGGATCGGATCGTCGTGATGAGCCAGGGTCGCGTTGTGGAGTCTGGCCCTGCGCTGGAGATTCTTCAAGATCCCCGGCACCCCTACACGCAGAAGCTGGTGGGGGCGGCTCCCTCGTTGCGGGCGCGGCGGCATGACGTCATCGAACAGCGTGAAAAAGTGGCTCACGAGGCCGAAGAACGGGCCCATGAGCGCACCACGGGGCCGCACGCGGCGCAGGATGGCGACGTCGAGCACATTATCGAAGTCCACGACCTGGGGAAGGACTTTCCGATCCCGGGTGGCCCGCCGTGGAAGAAGAGCATGTTCACGGCCGCTGCGGATGTGAATTTCTACATCCGGCGCGGGACCACAACGGCGCTGGTGGGGGAGTCTGGTTCAGGCAAGTCCACCGTGGCGAAGATGATCCTCGGCCTGCTGCAGCCGACGCGGGGTTCGGTCACGTTTAATGGGCGCGATGTCACCGCTTTGAACCGAAAGCAAGAGCTTGCTTTCCGACGCAGGGTGCAGCCTATTTTTCAGAACCCGTTTGGGTCGATTGATCCGATGTATTCGGTATTCAACACGATCGCGGAGCCGCTGAAGATTCACAAGATTGGGAATCGTGCGAGCCGCGAAAAGAAGGTTCGCGAATTGTTGGACCGTGTGGCCATGCCGGCGGCGATGATGCACAGGTTCCCGTCGGAACTATCGGGTGGTCAGCGGCAGCGCGTTGCAATTGCGCGCGCATTGGCCCTGGATCCCGATGTCGTCATCTGCGATGAGGCGGTGTCTGCCCTGGACGTGCTGGTGCAATCGCAGATCCTGAACCTATTGAATGAGCTGCAGGCAGAGATGGGATTGAGCTATTTGTTCATCACCCATGATCTTGCGGTGGTGAAGCAGATTGCCGACGACGTGCTGGTGATGCGCCAGGGGCGTCTGGTGGAGCGCGGAACGACGGATGAGCTGTTCGACCATCCGCGTGAGGAGTACACGCGTAGCCTGATTGATTCGATCCCGGGCGGGAGTATCGACCTGGGCGGTGCGTAG
- a CDS encoding ABC transporter permease — MLWYIGKRLLQMVPVFLGATFLIYSMVFLTPGDPVAALAGDKPLSPEIVHSIRSQYHLDQPFIIQYLLYLKGIFTGDLGQTFSGQSVSTVLGNAFPVTIRLALMAIVIETVFGIGFGVLAGLKKGGLFDSTVLVLSLFIIAVPIFVIGFVAQFLFGIKWGVLPATVGAQGDFKHLLMPAFVLGLVSFAYVLRLTRSEVAEALGRDFVRTAYARGMSKPKVILHHVLRNSMIPVVTFIGADLAALMGGAIVTEGIFNINGVGGLVYHAVMLGEAPTVVSVVTVLVIIFVVSNLLIDLLYALLDPRIRYA; from the coding sequence ATGCTTTGGTATATCGGAAAACGATTATTGCAGATGGTGCCCGTTTTTCTCGGAGCAACATTTCTTATTTACTCCATGGTTTTCTTGACCCCCGGTGATCCCGTCGCTGCATTAGCGGGAGATAAGCCCTTGAGTCCAGAAATTGTTCACTCTATTCGCTCACAATATCATTTAGACCAACCGTTCATCATCCAATATCTCTTGTACCTGAAAGGGATTTTCACTGGTGATTTAGGGCAAACGTTCTCCGGGCAAAGCGTTAGCACTGTTCTGGGAAATGCCTTCCCCGTCACGATTCGCTTGGCATTGATGGCAATCGTCATTGAAACCGTCTTCGGCATTGGGTTTGGCGTCCTTGCGGGTTTGAAAAAAGGCGGTTTGTTCGACTCCACTGTCCTTGTACTCTCCCTATTCATTATCGCGGTGCCAATCTTCGTTATTGGCTTTGTTGCGCAGTTCCTATTCGGAATTAAATGGGGAGTCCTGCCAGCCACCGTCGGTGCGCAAGGCGACTTTAAACACCTCTTGATGCCAGCATTCGTGCTGGGGCTTGTGTCTTTCGCCTACGTCTTGCGTTTGACCCGATCAGAAGTGGCTGAGGCCCTAGGGAGAGACTTTGTGCGCACCGCGTATGCCAGGGGAATGAGCAAACCAAAGGTCATTCTCCACCATGTCTTGCGGAATTCCATGATTCCCGTCGTGACGTTCATCGGCGCTGACCTCGCAGCGCTCATGGGCGGGGCGATTGTCACAGAGGGCATCTTCAATATCAATGGCGTTGGCGGCCTGGTCTATCACGCAGTGATGCTGGGTGAAGCCCCCACCGTTGTCTCTGTCGTCACGGTCTTAGTCATTATTTTCGTCGTATCGAATCTCCTTATTGACCTGCTCTACGCACTTCTCGACCCGAGGATCCGCTATGCCTAA